The genomic region aactactgcttcacaacattgtccagagacaataacagaccttgaaatggagactTTTCCTTATTCATGAAAACAAGCGTTACTTGAATCCACATTCATAAGATTAGAACTATgggaaaatagaaataataattataggaaaataataaaatataaaatcataattaaatgacaaatattaatcaaatcattaactaatcatcaataaaatgataattatatcaatgattaaattaatataaacacatgaaaataaaacactacACGTATGGTTGCTTTCTTGAAACGACACACATAAGTTCGCAacaaggattctcagatccttagttagatACTTTTATGTGGACCTAGTAGGCTTCATTAGTGGTCCAAATTCTTCATCACAGCTTGACTGCTCActcacaaataaaaatgtactcaccctgAAGTAGGGCTGCaagattaatcgaaaaaagattgcgatctcgattcgacccttcACACTATCTTAATtaagcttttctacgattcagccaattatatatttaaggtcaggagagaagcgtaaaggcagAAACAAGTCTTCATATTGTTTTATGTACATGGCTCAGCAACATGAACACTTCCGAATGGTCTTGACAgtttcacatactgtatttataatgtgtaattcaccccaaaatgtaattTCTTGTCCTAATGTAATGACGTATTCGCGACCATTTTTGACCAGTTTGTTGGGTGATTGTTTGGGAGCTGCGTATGATTACGATTTATGaagaatgatttgcatgtatgtgtggtttttttttttgacggcATGACAAAAAAATGACAGCAGCGCACTCGACAGTGGTAGTGCAATCGGCTCACacatattgcattttagagttatgattacgacaagcatttgacttgttttttttttctttcttagcaaacacaaagtgttgtgcattagAATAAATGTTTACGGGGTTTGtaaaactactctagcctatataatgttgaatataatgcagaagggaatctgataatgacaagcatgtatctcaaacataataattcaacttcagaattatgaattggtacattctgatgtcatcactttgctgtgaattaacaaccaggacaaatttaaagtcttttCAAGTCCACTATTCCAAGTttatacaaaattttgcattttaattaacaGTAGACCAACACATAggcttaataatattattattattattattattattgtggttgtTGTCTTACCAAATGTTTgagaataacagtaataatagccCACTCATatgaacctttattttacatcacgcttttctcacgattctgtagatcttgattttaagcaaagaaaattgtgattctcattttagccagaatcatgcagccctatccTGAAGGTGTGTGAGCTTGTTTCATCTATTGAGcactaaacaatttattttgaaaagtgtgtgttcaaaacctctttcgtgttcaacaaatGATGGagctttagaaccacttgagtgagagCAGATGATGAGTCcagttttattttggggtgaataaTCCTACAATGAGACGTATATTaagtttgtaaatgtgttttttcttttctcctcTCTTCACAGTCAGAGCAGGTGTCACGTCTGGTGAAGATTCCCGGGATCATTATCTCCTCTACTGCTGTGAGGGCCAAAGCCACCAGAGTGTGTCTTCAGTGCCGCGGATGCAGAGCGGTGATCAGCAACATCCCTCTGCCACCGGGACTGCAGGGTTACGCTCTGCCCCGCAAGTGCAACACGTGAGGAtttctttttgcttttaacaTTAATTCATTACATCTAGAAATATTGCCGCCATAACATGtctgttaaacattttttgtgtgtattggTAAAAGACAATGATGTTTGTTCTGTCTGTACACTTAAAAGATGTCATGCttggttattatatatatatatatatatatatatatatatatatatatatatatattgtttttattctgaTCAAAGTGTAATTATTGAGGCATAGTGGATCaagaattaaaacattaaaagatcaGACAAAATACTAGATTTTATGCATTTGTCAAGAAGTTTTGtagttatttaatgtaaaataaatgattatttgtttacatatttgaATTAGAGCAAGTTTAAGTATgttgttttgtactttttatttggTATTCAATATGATTTCTATGAAAGTTTATTAatgaatgtaaatgaaatataatgtaGGCTCTAAAATGAGATCTCTTTTGTTTGTCCCACAGTGAGCAGGCAGGACGCGTCAAGTGCCCTGTGGATCCATATTTCATCATTCcagaccggtgtgtgtgtgtggatttccAGACTCAGCGTCTGCAGGAAGCTCCTGATGCCGTTCCTCATGGAGAGATGCCACGACACATGCAGCTCTACTGCGACAGGTACATGTCACAACATATGAAATCTGCTAAAGATCTGTGGAGAATTTAAATGTTAGACTGAAATAACTACATTCTTGGCATTTTAAAAGAGGACGTTACTGTAGAATGAcctataaatgttaatttcacaATAGTGTTTATTTCACATAATGATTTGCAGTACCAGGATGACATTTTGTGATTGCAAATCAACATGAATCAAATATATCTAAGGAGTTGTGTAATAAATATCCAAAATGCCTTTCATTTCTATGGTTAAACATATTTCTCTTGCCAGATACTTGTGTGACCGTGTAGTACCAGGCAACAGAGTGACCGTCATGGGCATCTACTCCATCAAGAAGGTGGCGCAGACCAAAGCTAAAGGCCGTGATAAGGGAACTGGTGTGGGCATTCGCTCAGCATATCTGCGTGTTGTCGGCATCGATGTGGACACTGAAGGAGCAGGTCAGAATTGTCTTTGGTCTCAAAGTGCGTGTCTCCTTTTTGCTTTACTCATgccttttgttttcattttttttaggcCGTGGAGCCACTGGTTCAGTTTCTCCACAGGAGGAAGAGGAGTTAAGATCTCTGGCTGCTTCTCCCTCGGTCTATGACTCTCTGGCTCGCTCTCTCGCCCCGTCCATCTATGGCAGTGATGACCTGAAGAAAGCCATCGCCTGCCTGCTGTTTGGGGGCTCTAGGAAGAGGTGAGAAGACACTGGACTAGACTTATTCtttaaatgtaatgtgtttttggAATCTTTCTCATCTGCTTGAATTGGTGTTTGTTAGGTTGCCTGATGGTCTGACACGCAGAGGGGATATTAACCTGCTGATGCTGGGAGATCCAGGCACAGCCAAGTCTCAGTTGCTGAAGTTTGTTGAGAGATGCTCTCCAATTGGGGTAAGAATATGATGAAGGTGGACCATCACTTATTCATTTATCATCTTATTTATGTGAGTTTTTTTAGAACATATGATAAAAAAGGGGATTTTACACAATCTTGATAGAAATCATGATGCTGaaccggcatcgcgatcctctgccaCAATCGCAGTAGCAACCCGTTcgtaaaaaatacacacttaggccttTTTACCTAGTTTGTGAACCACTCTCCCTCCACATTATACCACTGAAagcgcacatcacgtgaccacacacacactctggcatgtggTGCAGCCTATGCAGACGTCTGAGGtccagcagtcagcaggtgcttcgAGCACAAAACCTCAGAGAGTAGTACACACCAGACAGTTTATCAAGAGTGTATTgctggatcgtgtctcactatagttgttagacgtgatatttaattaatcttgtctctatctaacaactcttctgtcttttgaatctatcaggtaacgtgtcacagtgtcagtacactgcttcaatcttttgcttttatgcttgtacttagtaattttagcgagaacctcagatactgttggttagtTCCTGCGAGGTTCAGTTGTGCCTGGTGACACTGGCAATGGGCTGTGTTCTGCAGGATAGTGAACATGCAAATGGTCATGTAAATTTGTCGTCTGTGCATCTTTTGCGTGGACAACTTGACCGCAAATCCTACACACCACTTCAGACGTGTCTCGTTGCTGTCCTCTTTCAGTCGGTCTAAAGCCAAATTATTGCCAGATAGGTGAATGTGCATATTGCCATCATCCattgcaatgtttcacattagacattgtacgatgccaaattggtcgacatcgcccaaccctttTTGGTCCATAACAGTTAGAATATTTAATTATATGCTGTTTTTCATCATAACTACAATATTACAATAGAACTACAATATTAatactaaaacatttttatgctctatacattttttttttaaatgtcatgttaagtataaatatatttaggcaggaaatatatttattttctgcaaTGTCTGAATATTATAGaaaggttttatttaaaaagttgcaACATTCAGTGTATTTTATAATAACAGATTAATTTtaaatacaagtgtgtgtgtgtatattttgcaATGTAAcgttatattttgtataaataatattttaaaaatgtatgacattgagtatattttaaaatactgttaattatatattattacaaaatattctAACATTATTACAAAAAAAGGAATTTTGTATATGTGCAAGGAAtctgtcaatagctatgtttccatccacctggaaacgccaagatgcgcaaacatttttaaaaatgccctTAAAACACATGCGTATAgcggagtaggataaactttttacttgataagaaaagatgcacataactgCTACGGAAACACGATTTAACCGAACAAATTCCattatgtgcattaaaaacagtcatgtgattttgctaaAAGAGATCAGGTGATGGtacaaatgtgtgtgaatggataaatcagcaggctgagcacactgtaaaacatctgaaatgttttggtcattctaatgCCTTAATcgtctcagtattagtgttattatattattaattacatccAGAATTGtgaagagcgtctgtgctccacctCTTGCGCCTTCAAATGCCCCACCACGTGTTCATTGAGTGTCAGGATTGCGTTCTGAGgggcaagtcatttattaaatgaagaaaagattcacgcagcttttcCTTCCGCAGCAAACTCTctctttactgttgatattttatcgccggtttatcaggaagtgacaaatTTGTTTGCATAGActctttggatggaaacgctgctttattcgcacgtcttatATGCGatttaatccagttttgcgcatgaatTAAACTCACacttttggatgaaaacatagctaatgtaTTTTTACGTAAGTGTTTCCTGTAATGGCGAGTCTGCATTTAATCAAGCGGCTCTTTCTGTCAGGTCTACACCTCTGGAAAGGGCAGCAGCGCAGCTGGTTTGACCGCCTCTGTTCTTCGGGACCCCAGCACTCGGGGTTTTGTCATGGAGGGAGGCGCTATGGTGTTAGCTGATGGTGGAGTCGTCTGCATCGATGAGTTTGACAAGGTTTGAACAGTCTGCATTTTCAGAGTATGCATGTTATCTTCGTGAAGACTTGTATGCTAAACAGTCggtttttttctattttcacaAGATGAGAGAGGATGATCGAGTCGCCATCCATGAGGCCATGGAGCAGCAGACCATCTCTATTGCAAAGGTACCactcatttgatttttttttatttatttatagcatccacatcactttttatttagtattttattgtctttttgtggtgtttttactgtttttattttttattctgctgTCTTAATGTTTGCCTTGTTACACTGGGTCCGGGAAAAAAAAGCTCACTATAAATAAAACGTATTATTATCACTATTTCTTCAGTGTGTCAATTGATCactgctaaattcaaatctgctttgtCGTGATGGCTTGtactgagccagagaaagacacgTAGGGCGTTTGTCATAAATCGCTGTTGTTTAAGaacttttattttaggtttcagacttTTTAATGCACAAAAGTGCTGAGAAGCTGAGAACTTGTAGCCCTTTACGttcttagtaggaaaaacaaatactatagaggtcaatggttacaggtttacagtgTTCTTCAAAAATCTTGTGGTGTTAAGGGTTTAATGACCCTTTAAGttaggggtcaccaaactttttccttgagggctggtgtcctgcagattttagctccaaacttaatcaaacacacctgaacaagctaatcaagctcttactaggtatacttgaaacacccaggcaggtgtgttgaggcaagttggagctaaaccctgcaggaacACCAACCCTCCTGGGCCGAGAtcggtgacccctgctttaagtaCTTATTTAATTAACATGTGTTTCCACCCGAAGGCTGGCATCACCACCACTCTGAACTCGCGTTGCTCTGTATTAGCTGCCGCCAACTCTGTGTTCGGTCGCTGGGATGACACGAAGGGAGAGGACAACATCGACTTCATGCCCACCATTCTGTCTCGATTCGACATGATCTTCATCATCAAAGATCATCACGACCAACAGCGAGACATGGTGGGTGATCAAAACATTATTGCAAGAGTTCATGTTTAATCACATTTGATGTAAGCTAACAAACAtgcctgtgtgtgttttgaaTGTAGACTTTAGCTCGACACGTGATGAACGTTCACCTGAGCGCTCAAACACAGACGGAGGGAGTCGAAGGAGAGATTCCTCTGGCCATGTTGAAGAAATACATCGCCTATTCCAGAGTGTAAGTCTAGCTCATAGTCTATAAAAACATGGCGTAAAATCTATTCATCATGTTGACGATAACGTGTTGTTGACAAACAGAAAATGTGGACCACGTCTGTCTGCGGCGGCAGCAGAGAAACTGAAGAACAGATATGTGTTGATGAGAAGCGGAGCGAAGGAGCATGAGAGAGAGACTGACAGACGAGTGTCCATCCCCATCACTGTCAGGTGAGCACTCAAATCAGTGTTATAATGCCTGTTAGTACTTGCTTTGTTCATCTGTATATTTGCAGGGTCTCAAATTTGTGCCATAAAAAGCCTTAAATGATTTGAGAAAAGGTTGATGGTAAAGGTTAAAGGCATATCTTGATGTTTCCTTGAAAATTCCAGCCAAAATGTtcatattagtttaaaaaaaagagcaggttttaaaatgataaatagacGCATGCGTAGTGTTCACCGTTTGTTTCTGTGAATTACAATTGTAGCATGCTTTAAAAGCCCACCTTGTTTTACCATGGTATTTACTAGCTTAACAACAGTAGCTTGTTTAAACAGAGTATAATGTTTtagcacacatttttaaagttttagcGCACTtctagcatgtttatagcatgatTAATTGCACTTTTAGTGTAGCATTTTGCAAGCATGTTACTAGCACTATTAGCACATTACCACTGTTGGTGTTAGCAACATATTAAAGCTAGCAGTGTTTTTAATCATGACAGAAACatctttgtgaattttttttctttttctttttataaaatttttttttaataaatgttagtatgaTTTAACACTGCTAACATGTAGCACACTTAGCATGATTTAATGCACGTTTTCATGTTTCAGTACTTTGCAAACCTGTTTCTAACAGTTTCAAGCACTGCTAGCAAAGTAGTTAACACTGCTAATACATGCTAGCAGTGTGTTGAATTATAATAGAAACATGCTACCTTTGTGACATTTACATACAAACAGGGTTAAATCATGCAAGACacattagtaaatgcatttgTAAATGGCCTATAGGGAGCATGATTTAGCATACTgctaacatttttaaacacattttacgCAAGTTATTGCTTACTGTCAACTTACATTTATAATGAGACAGTTTAGTGAATGTCATACCTGCCAGCTCACTGGCCTGTATTTATACAGTCAGCTTTTATCACTGAGCACAGTATACTGTACCAAGCACTAGTGTGTAGTGTATGACCTTATTAATGCTAACTAGTTGATGGTTTTTGGTCCTACAGGCAGCTGGAGGCTGTGGTGCGCATTGCAGAGTCTCTTGCTAAGAtgaagctgcaacccatcgctggtgAAGAAGAGGTGGACGAGGCTCTGAGACTCTTCCAGGTGTCCACGCTGGATGCTGCTCTGTCTGGCAGCCTCTCTGGTCAGTGTGTAGATCAGTAAAGCAGAGAATGCACTGCaagattacaatttttttaaagataaaaattaCTCCGTTTGGTCATGTATGTACAATATctaatgtaataattatatagttaatatgattttaatattaatatttatataattataatatggcGATGTATTCAAATAGTATATATAGTGACACTTTACATTTAAAGTTCTAtttattaaaggtacagttcacacaaaactgataattctgtcatcatttactcaccctgtacttgtttcaaatatgtttgactttcgtctattgaacacaaatgaaatgttttgcagaatgttggaaacctgtagccattaacttccatagtatttttcacACTATGGAAGTGAGTGGTTTCAGGTCTTCggctttcttcaaactatcttcttgtgtgttcaacagaagaaactcaagtttggaaccactagagggtgagcaaatagtgaatacgtttttatttttctgtgaactgtcccttttaacGTTAATTAGGATTTCTAATTAAACTAGCATTTACTAGTCTTGgctaatgttattttaatacacaacttttgcattttaataatCAGGGTTTCCGCATGGTCTTAAAGTCTAAAATGTAAGAATCGAAATTCTAGGCCTTGAAGTCTTAAatttgctgttctaggtcttGCACatgtcttatttttccgatgtccctGTAACGCTGCATGTAATggttatttaaattctttttttgttgctgttgcttggttttcgtgatgttgtagttttttattttactagtccaaatgtaatttgtggtattacaactacaaatgagaccaacatgcaatagccaatcagctttctgttactgAACTCTACTGCGCGCGGCaaatgtgacatcatcgctgtgtttgtggaggttcgctttgggtgagcgacatgatttcagctggcggaGCTCACTAAATTTTTGAGACTCGAACGAACCGTTCGCGCAGCactgcgtttgatttgagttgaatatgaaacactttgaagaggttttgtctgaaacaggtaggactaaacagacatctttatgatccgtcaatgcatgatcatagggagaaccagatgaccaataattcttgtatAGAAATTGCAACAGCGGTGGGAAAtaaggaaagtttttgtaaaagtttggaaaaacctgagggattaGTTTGTTAAAGCAAAAAAAGGGGCCATGACagaagtggagacccaggtggttttaatattacagattaTGTTTTTCCACCCTTCaaaggttttacactgatgtatatattacaatttagaatttaaaacaatttacaagttacaaactaaTACAAGTAACAAAtgatgtctttgataactggaaaggaatatttgaataTATCAGTTAATAATATACTGATGTCCtgtttctaggctttattggtgataatggtcaggaatattggaccattattgcctttttagcttataagtagagggcAGAAATTatccagacagtaatgtgtgagtTGTTGAgtggccaaaataaaataaaaaaacttcagtattttttagtaaatgtactttttattttttatttttttgccataataaaaaatgtaattgtagagcaacccatgttctgttgccattaaatatttaactttttaataggtagaactgtgtgagatatgaacaaaagcaagtgatgcatcaaagtttaatttaaaaaaatcttgaatggttataaaaatctttataaacattataaaaaattatataaataataaaaaaaaactatttgtttaaaaatcttcaataatgTTAGTGAAGTTTCCGGAAAcattctacttctctgtttatgcGTCTGATTTAaaggtgggtttcttttgaccgccccctgtcattaaaaagaatatctcaatggcgaacacgtcaagtataaaagcctcgtccgtttcgtgaggtgtgcGATGCagcaccaggcgaaagtataaatcagccttaagacgtttgtttgtttgttttttctgtagctcagtggtgcatctaacctgtcttcagtactgttcaatttaaatacatttattttaccactaattttgatttttacattttctctttgtgtatgcgtgtttttgatattgtaatAGGTCTTAAATTGAATACTTAATAATGGtcctaaagtcttaaatttgacattataatATCTGCGGAAACCCTGAATAGtgcattagaaaaaaattatgaaaCTAAGCATTAACATTAACAATGAACTTTTCTATTAACTAATAGATTAATGAAAATTGTAGCACTTGTAAATCTCGTTATGCATGTTTGTTAAGGTATTCTTAATGCTGTTGTGAAAAATATTAACTTCTCTACTTTGTACTAAATCGATACAAAAAGTCAAATTCTTTGAGGCTGTTGAGCACATTTTAAACATCACTCATTGGCAATTATGTTCACGTGCTCAAGAGAAATGACTGTGCTTGACTCTGAAGATCATCTGTTTACCACGCTTCACTGAGTGCAACAACACTGATAAAGGGACATGAAGCGTTTCAAAGTCTATCAGCTGATCTGTGTTGTTTGTACTGTGTAGAGCGCTGAACTGaacttcacagccaatcacagtcatttctcctgagcatgtgaacacaatgacaaattAGCAGcgtttaagaatgcgctcaaaTATTTGCGGCAAACGCACAAATGTTTGCTACTGAACTCGATACATTTGAAAACGCTAATCCTTAAGTTACTAATAGGCCAAattgtaaagtgttgccaaaTGTCACTTTGTAGGTGTTGAAGGGTTTACCACTCAGGAGGATCAAGAGATGATCTCCCGCATCGAAAAACAGATGAAGAGGCGCTTCGCCATCGGCTCGCAGGTGTCTGAACACAGCATCATACAGGACTTCGCCAAACAGGTGAGCTCACAAATCAATGTTTGTTGattaatgtgtgtatgtgagtttaGATGGTCATTAAAATGCCCTCTTCATACTCTCTGATCAGAAATATCCAGAGCACGCCATTCATAAGGTCCTTCACCTGATGTTGAGGAGAGGCGAACTGCAGCACCGCATGCAGAGGAAGGTGCTTTACAGGGTCAAATAGACGAATGCTTTGGGCTTACTTCATAAAAGAGTCTGGTGGGTGTCCAAATGCATAACAGAAatgaaatgcaattcaaaaatatTGTACATAGTTGTCTGGACGCTTTATTGCTGGAGATATGTCCTGTTTATCATTCTTGCTTATCTTGTTAAAGCTTTGTGTGGTTTAAAGTATGTTACAATTACGACAGTATGCTTTACTGTCCactttcaataaaaaaaagtttcattaaACATTGAATTTAATTGTCAAACTAAAGAATACAGCCTTTTGTATGGgaatttaataaagcatttaagaAACCAAGTTTTTGTGTCTCTTTGAGGAAAAAGACACGTCAGAGTtggatttaaatatatatatattaaacagtttATTAATATAGCATTTACACAGAATACATGGACAACTCAAAGCATTTATGGACAG from Danio aesculapii chromosome 3, fDanAes4.1, whole genome shotgun sequence harbors:
- the mcm5 gene encoding DNA replication licensing factor MCM5, with the translated sequence MSGFDDPGVYYSDSFGGGESIGDEGVVKRSQIKKKFREFLRQFRLGTDRTGFTYKYRDELKRHYTLGEYWIEVEMEDLASFDEDLSDCLYKLPTENLPLLEEAAQEVADEVTRPRPVGEETVQDIQVMLKSDAHPASIRSLKSEQVSRLVKIPGIIISSTAVRAKATRVCLQCRGCRAVISNIPLPPGLQGYALPRKCNTEQAGRVKCPVDPYFIIPDRCVCVDFQTQRLQEAPDAVPHGEMPRHMQLYCDRYLCDRVVPGNRVTVMGIYSIKKVAQTKAKGRDKGTGVGIRSAYLRVVGIDVDTEGAGRGATGSVSPQEEEELRSLAASPSVYDSLARSLAPSIYGSDDLKKAIACLLFGGSRKRLPDGLTRRGDINLLMLGDPGTAKSQLLKFVERCSPIGVYTSGKGSSAAGLTASVLRDPSTRGFVMEGGAMVLADGGVVCIDEFDKMREDDRVAIHEAMEQQTISIAKAGITTTLNSRCSVLAAANSVFGRWDDTKGEDNIDFMPTILSRFDMIFIIKDHHDQQRDMTLARHVMNVHLSAQTQTEGVEGEIPLAMLKKYIAYSRVKCGPRLSAAAAEKLKNRYVLMRSGAKEHERETDRRVSIPITVRQLEAVVRIAESLAKMKLQPIAGEEEVDEALRLFQVSTLDAALSGSLSGVEGFTTQEDQEMISRIEKQMKRRFAIGSQVSEHSIIQDFAKQKYPEHAIHKVLHLMLRRGELQHRMQRKVLYRVK